Genomic segment of Patescibacteria group bacterium:
GGGATCTCTGAATAAGGTTTATGTCCCACTATATTAATTTTGAACTTTGAGTTTTGAATTTTAAATTTTTTTACATCTTTGTCAGTGCCACCCACAAAATAAATCTCCATATCCTCTGGTAAAAATTGAGAGGCGTCAGCTAAAACCTGGGCTCCTTTCCATTCATATAAATGACCAGCATAAAGAACTATTTTTCTATCTAGGGGTAAATTCAATTTTCTCCGACATTCTTCTTGACTATCTTTTATATTAAATTTCTCTAAATCCACTCCATCAGGAACTACTGAAACTTTATTAGATGATATCCCCTGTTCTTCAAAAAAACCCTTGAGGTTTTGAGTAATAACTATTATTTTTTTTAATCTTTTAAAAAATAGAGAGTATAAAAAATAATTTTTAGGAAAAGTATGAGCTTCAAAAAATAGATTTTTTTTGAAAAGAATAAGGAAAAGAGAGAGCTTATCCCTGGTATAAATAATGTCTGCTTTTTTAAAAAGAATATATGGAAATACAAAAAAATTAAAAGTAATACTCTCAATCCAAGACCCTAAATGCCCAATATACTTGTCTAATGGAACTAAATCCAAACAGGGCAATTTTGTAATTTTAAAATTCCTCTTAACCCCATAATATTCA
This window contains:
- a CDS encoding glycosyltransferase; the encoded protein is MRLIYIANARMPTEKAHGIQIMKMCEAFANSKLNKSIKLELVVPQRFNYIKDDPFEYYGVKRNFKITKLPCLDLVPLDKYIGHLGSWIESITFNFFVFPYILFKKADIIYTRDKLSLFLILFKKNLFFEAHTFPKNYFLYSLFFKRLKKIIVITQNLKGFFEEQGISSNKVSVVPDGVDLEKFNIKDSQEECRRKLNLPLDRKIVLYAGHLYEWKGAQVLADASQFLPEDMEIYFVGGTDKDVKKFKIQNSKFKINIVGHKPYSEIPFWLKAADVLVLPNSAKQDISKHWTSPLKLFEYMASKRPIIASNLPSIREILNENNSFLVEPDNPEKLAKGIENILKSPNLSAKISNQAFNDVLSYSWEKRAKNILQFLKYD